A window of Sinimarinibacterium sp. NLF-5-8 genomic DNA:
GGCAAATACTGCGGTCAGCAGTCCCAGCACCAGCAATACCGCGCGGCGCGGGCCATAAATGATCGGCTCGACGACAGCGAGAATGGCTTCTTGCGAAAACATGGATTTTTTGGCCATGGTCGGGGGTTCCAGTCAGATCAACTCAAGATAAATCCGGCGCGCAGCGCCAGCGGCGCAATTCAAGGCAGTGCGAGGGTCTGAATGCCGGCATTGCCAACCGCCATCAATGCACCGCCGACGGCCAGCACCGACGACAACGGCGAACCCGCCGGGGTCTTGCGCTGATGCACGGCCTTGCCATCAATACGCAGCACGCTGCCATTGAGTCCAACCAGCACCGCCTGACCGTTGTCCAGACGGGTGCCGCCAAACATGGAATCCACCGTGCCGCTGTCCACTGCCTGCCACTGGCCGGCGGCAACATCATCGCTGACAAACACGTTGCCACGCAGACCAAAAATCAGCGCGCCATGAGCCCCGTGCGCGAGTACGCCAAACAGGGAGCTGTCATACGGAGAATCCAGCACCTGCCAGCTCAGACCGTTGTCTGTGGAGCGCGCCAGCGTGCCGGTTTCACCGACGATCAGCAGGCTTTGATCAGCCAACCGGGCAATGGCATTGAAATGCCATTCTTCCTCGCTCATGGGGGTTTGCACTTCTGCCCACTGCTGCCCGCCATCCTCGGTCCGCAACATCAATCCGTAGGCGCCAATGGCAATGGCGTGCCGTGAATCCAGAGCCAGTACATCCAGCAGCGGCTTTTCAAGATCAGGATCAAAGTGCTGCTGCACCCAGCTCT
This region includes:
- a CDS encoding YCF48-related protein, whose protein sequence is MNPISCGRWMGMVAGLLSLGGVAMAQGDPVALPAEMMPATAQNLLLDIARAGHNTVAVGDRGAVLISADGQQWQQVPTPTRAALTAVSFADRQHGWAVGHDAVILASQDGGQSWVQQHFDPDLEKPLLDVLALDSRHAIAIGAYGLMLRTEDGGQQWAEVQTPMSEEEWHFNAIARLADQSLLIVGETGTLARSTDNGLSWQVLDSPYDSSLFGVLAHGAHGALIFGLRGNVFVSDDVAAGQWQAVDSGTVDSMFGGTRLDNGQAVLVGLNGSVLRIDGKAVHQRKTPAGSPLSSVLAVGGALMAVGNAGIQTLALP